Proteins encoded within one genomic window of Actinoplanes octamycinicus:
- a CDS encoding serine/threonine-protein kinase: MTQIPTWSSGDAASLNGRAAPGTLIGGRYTLRAAVGHGGMGTVWRAADTLLRRDVAIKEVVLPPGLAPSDRDTMYERTMREARAAATLQHPAVVQVYDVVHENGRPWIVMELLEARSLADMVIEDGPVASRVVAKIGIALLGALEVAHARGVLHRDVKPANVLICSDGRCVLTDFGVARMPTDVQLTTPGMVLGSPHFISPERAMGHDFGPPSDLFSLGVTLYTAIEGRPPFDKGDPIETMHAVVEDPPAPVVRAGSLTPVLMGLLEKDPAKRMDVQTARTLLRQQLAGPLASKNPPHMMTDPYSVVPSPRPVSPPPSAAAETQQIPPSGQIGGRAMLAPGESLTDHLSKLEQQNAPGGRRRAPEPADAGFPTGAMPAHQIPQPGGSPTSVIPPQGGWQPGGPRQGTVVTSPAAKRRMALQNATQKAKDTTGRAVATFRGWPRNKQLAVGGGGVAAVLALILVVSLTGGGGAPAAAPTAAPQASAPATGAAADTQDYKGNKAISVKVPAGWKRTAGKTYVDYIDPDDALRKVRVLAEEGKASPSRFVSEIAPNGLKKSANCPKPFKSLGSTTEGVQIAGRPAAQFEYTCGSGDAMRHGIWRMTQVDGTMYSFFLTTPAAEFEDSKKYFEAMAQSFQLNL, encoded by the coding sequence GTGACTCAGATTCCGACGTGGAGCAGCGGTGACGCGGCCTCCCTCAACGGACGCGCCGCCCCGGGCACGCTGATCGGCGGGCGGTACACGCTGCGCGCCGCGGTGGGTCACGGCGGTATGGGCACGGTCTGGCGCGCGGCGGACACGCTGCTGCGCCGCGACGTGGCGATCAAGGAGGTCGTCCTCCCCCCGGGTCTGGCCCCGAGCGACCGCGACACGATGTACGAGCGGACCATGCGCGAGGCCCGGGCCGCCGCCACGCTGCAGCACCCCGCGGTCGTCCAGGTCTACGACGTGGTCCACGAGAACGGCCGTCCGTGGATCGTGATGGAGCTGCTCGAGGCGCGCAGCCTGGCCGACATGGTGATCGAGGACGGCCCGGTCGCGTCCCGGGTGGTCGCCAAGATCGGCATCGCGCTGCTCGGCGCCCTGGAGGTGGCGCACGCGCGCGGCGTGCTGCACCGCGACGTGAAACCGGCGAACGTGCTGATCTGCTCGGACGGCCGCTGCGTGCTGACCGACTTCGGCGTCGCCCGGATGCCCACCGACGTGCAGCTGACCACGCCCGGCATGGTGCTCGGCTCGCCGCACTTCATCTCCCCGGAGCGGGCCATGGGCCACGACTTCGGGCCGCCCAGCGACCTGTTCTCGCTCGGCGTCACGCTCTACACCGCGATCGAGGGCCGGCCGCCGTTCGACAAGGGCGACCCGATCGAGACCATGCACGCGGTGGTCGAGGACCCGCCCGCGCCGGTGGTCCGGGCCGGCTCGCTCACCCCGGTGCTGATGGGTCTGCTGGAGAAGGACCCGGCCAAGCGGATGGACGTGCAGACCGCCCGCACCCTGCTGCGGCAGCAGCTGGCCGGCCCGCTGGCCAGCAAGAACCCGCCGCACATGATGACCGACCCGTATTCGGTGGTGCCCTCGCCGCGGCCGGTCTCGCCGCCGCCGTCGGCGGCCGCCGAGACCCAGCAGATCCCGCCCAGCGGCCAGATCGGCGGCCGGGCCATGCTCGCGCCCGGCGAGTCGCTCACCGATCACCTGAGCAAGCTGGAGCAGCAGAACGCGCCCGGCGGCCGGCGGCGCGCCCCGGAGCCGGCGGACGCCGGCTTCCCGACCGGCGCCATGCCGGCCCACCAGATCCCGCAGCCGGGCGGCAGCCCGACCAGCGTCATCCCGCCGCAGGGCGGCTGGCAGCCGGGCGGGCCCCGGCAGGGCACCGTGGTGACCAGTCCCGCCGCGAAACGGCGGATGGCGCTGCAGAACGCCACCCAGAAGGCGAAGGACACCACCGGCCGGGCCGTCGCGACGTTCCGCGGCTGGCCGCGCAACAAGCAGCTGGCGGTCGGCGGTGGCGGCGTGGCCGCGGTGCTGGCGCTGATCCTGGTCGTCTCGCTGACCGGTGGCGGCGGCGCGCCGGCCGCGGCGCCGACGGCCGCGCCGCAGGCCAGCGCGCCGGCCACCGGCGCGGCCGCGGACACCCAGGACTACAAGGGCAACAAGGCGATCTCGGTGAAGGTGCCGGCCGGCTGGAAACGCACCGCCGGCAAGACCTACGTCGACTACATCGACCCGGACGACGCGCTGCGCAAGGTCCGGGTGCTGGCCGAGGAGGGCAAGGCCTCGCCGTCCCGGTTCGTCAGCGAGATCGCGCCGAACGGGCTGAAGAAGTCCGCCAACTGTCCGAAGCCGTTCAAGTCGCTGGGCAGCACCACCGAGGGCGTGCAGATCGCCGGCCGCCCGGCCGCGCAGTTCGAGTACACCTGCGGCTCGGGCGACGCGATGCGGCACGGCATCTGGCGGATGACCCAGGTCGACGGCACGATGTACTCGTTCTTCCTGACCACGCCGGCGGCCGAGTTCGAGGACAGCAAGAAGTATTTCGAGGCGATGGCGCAGAGCTTCCAGCTCAACCTGTGA
- a CDS encoding phospho-sugar mutase — MAPEVDIDLTAAAEAWLADDPDPASRAELRELIDGLPATAAELRDRFAGPLTFGTAGLRGRLRAGPNGMNLAVVTRAAAGLVHWLAGQGGEGPLVIGYDARHGSREFAEVTARVATGAGRPALLLPGVLPTPVLAYAVRALDAVAGVMVTASHNPPQDNGYKVYLGAALGGPAGDGAQIVPPADAGIEAAIRAVASAAAVPLGDAGTVLDQEIISAYVRSAAAVVDPAGPRDLSVAYTPLHGVGGETLAAAFAAAGFPRPVVVGEQGLPDPEFPTVTFPNPEEPGAMDLLVELAGSTGADLAIANDPDADRCAVAVPGPGGAWRPLRGDELGVLLADHLIRRGTPGTYATTIVSSSLLGRLCAARGVPYAETLTGFKWIVRAAEDLAFGYEEALGYCVAPAMVRDKDGITAALTVAELAAGLKAEGRTLADRLDELAVEFGVHATDQLSVRVDDLAEIGAAMGRARGNPPATLLGAPVSEVLDRLPENDVLTFRTATTRVVIRPSGTEPKLKAYLEVVEPVGDGDVAAARTRAAAGLSALRAEIAAVLGV; from the coding sequence ATGGCACCAGAAGTTGATATTGACCTGACGGCGGCAGCCGAGGCCTGGCTCGCGGACGACCCGGATCCGGCGAGCCGGGCGGAGCTGCGCGAGCTGATCGACGGTCTCCCGGCCACCGCCGCGGAACTGCGCGACCGCTTCGCCGGACCGCTCACCTTCGGCACCGCCGGCCTGCGCGGCCGGTTGCGCGCCGGGCCCAACGGGATGAACCTGGCGGTGGTCACCCGGGCCGCGGCCGGCCTGGTCCACTGGCTGGCCGGACAGGGCGGCGAGGGGCCGCTGGTGATCGGTTACGACGCCCGGCACGGCTCCCGCGAGTTCGCCGAGGTGACCGCCCGGGTCGCCACCGGCGCCGGGCGCCCGGCGCTGCTGCTGCCCGGGGTGCTGCCCACCCCGGTGCTGGCGTACGCGGTGCGGGCGCTGGACGCGGTGGCCGGCGTGATGGTCACCGCCAGTCACAACCCGCCGCAGGACAACGGCTACAAGGTCTACCTGGGCGCGGCGCTGGGTGGTCCGGCCGGGGACGGCGCGCAGATCGTGCCGCCGGCCGACGCCGGCATCGAGGCGGCGATCCGGGCGGTCGCGAGCGCCGCTGCGGTTCCGCTGGGCGACGCGGGCACGGTCCTGGATCAGGAGATCATTTCGGCGTACGTCCGGAGCGCGGCGGCCGTGGTCGACCCGGCCGGGCCGCGTGACCTGAGCGTCGCCTACACCCCGCTGCACGGGGTGGGTGGCGAGACGCTGGCCGCCGCGTTCGCCGCCGCCGGCTTCCCCCGCCCGGTCGTGGTGGGCGAGCAGGGCCTGCCGGACCCGGAGTTCCCGACCGTCACGTTCCCGAACCCGGAGGAGCCGGGCGCGATGGACCTGCTGGTCGAGCTGGCCGGCAGCACCGGGGCGGACCTGGCGATCGCCAACGACCCGGACGCGGACCGCTGCGCGGTGGCGGTCCCCGGGCCGGGCGGCGCGTGGCGGCCGCTGCGCGGGGACGAGCTCGGGGTGCTGCTCGCCGACCACCTGATCCGGCGCGGGACCCCCGGCACGTACGCCACCACGATCGTCTCGTCCAGCCTGCTCGGTCGCCTGTGCGCGGCCCGGGGCGTGCCGTACGCGGAGACGCTGACCGGCTTCAAGTGGATCGTCCGGGCCGCCGAGGACCTGGCGTTCGGGTACGAGGAGGCGCTCGGCTACTGCGTCGCCCCGGCCATGGTGCGCGACAAGGACGGGATCACCGCGGCGCTGACCGTGGCCGAGCTGGCCGCCGGGCTCAAGGCGGAGGGTCGTACCCTGGCCGACCGGCTGGACGAGCTGGCGGTCGAGTTCGGCGTGCACGCCACCGACCAGCTGTCGGTGCGGGTGGACGACCTGGCCGAGATCGGCGCCGCGATGGGCCGGGCCCGGGGCAACCCGCCGGCCACGCTGCTCGGCGCGCCGGTCAGCGAGGTGCTCGACCGGCTCCCGGAGAACGACGTGCTGACCTTCCGGACCGCGACGACCCGGGTGGTGATCCGTCCGTCCGGGACCGAGCCGAAGCTCAAGGCGTACCTCGAAGTGGTGGAACCGGTCGGCGACGGTGACGTGGCCGCGGCCCGCACCCGCGCCGCGGCCGGTCTGTCCGCGCTGCGCGCGGAGATCGCGGCGGTCCTCGGCGTCTGA
- a CDS encoding GOLPH3/VPS74 family protein, producing MTSIPLAEELLLLAYDDQTGKATGSRIGLDLGMAAAVLIDLALAGRVAYVDGYLKVTDPSPIGDEIADAVLTKIAGDPPHTPAQWLQRLRHRLRTRVLEDLCARGVVKDVDETQMDFIHVHRYPTTDPAYEAEIRGRLAEALTSDLAPDERTAALATLLCAARMEPALKLPPEQAEQAHRRLEAISAGAGFAGGAAMEDSIVRPSVALVVATLGKAISAALGTPKAS from the coding sequence ATGACCTCCATTCCGCTCGCCGAGGAACTCCTACTTCTCGCGTACGACGATCAGACGGGTAAAGCGACCGGCTCCCGGATCGGGCTCGATCTCGGCATGGCCGCGGCTGTGCTGATCGATCTCGCGCTGGCGGGCCGGGTCGCCTATGTCGACGGCTACCTGAAGGTCACCGACCCCTCGCCGATCGGCGACGAGATCGCCGACGCGGTGCTCACCAAGATCGCCGGCGACCCGCCGCACACCCCCGCGCAGTGGCTGCAGCGGCTGCGGCACCGGCTGCGCACCCGGGTCCTGGAGGACCTGTGCGCCCGCGGCGTGGTCAAGGACGTCGACGAGACCCAGATGGACTTCATCCACGTGCACCGCTACCCGACCACCGACCCGGCCTACGAGGCCGAGATCCGGGGCCGGCTGGCCGAGGCGCTGACCAGTGACCTGGCACCCGACGAGCGGACCGCGGCGCTGGCCACCCTGCTCTGCGCGGCCCGGATGGAGCCGGCCCTGAAACTCCCGCCGGAGCAGGCCGAGCAGGCCCACCGCCGGCTCGAGGCGATCTCCGCCGGCGCCGGGTTCGCCGGCGGCGCGGCCATGGAGGACTCGATCGTGCGCCCCAGCGTCGCGCTGGTGGTCGCCACCCTGGGCAAGGCCATCTCAGCCGCGCTCGGCACCCCGAAGGCGTCCTGA
- a CDS encoding bifunctional glycosyltransferase/CDP-glycerol:glycerophosphate glycerophosphotransferase yields the protein MLTVVVPVWRVQGYLSECLDSVLPPGGAGAEVIAVDDASPDHSGALLDERAAADPRLVVVHRASTGGPGAARNTGLDRATGDYVWFVDGDDRIVPGALPVIADRLAAGAPDVLVAGTARELWNRKVSRWTTPAEVPVGPAALAAPPVPLGALIVRRQFLIDAGIRFRPGHYEDIAFAYEVLAAAATVATVEQPCYVARPDRPGALRGTPSPAHADAVTQYEHVLSLPGAGPRTLVRAVDDLLGVLRRGVVPPGERRALFGRIAGLLRRHRTGPLDGMRFRLLGADAYRTYRLWRAVRALPARLRRPLRRGRRTLRKALLRLYYQVQLRRPVDENLAVYAAYWYRGYACNPAAIYEKAAELVPAVRGVWVVKKDRAVPDGVPVVRPGTRAYFRALARAKYLINNATFPPYLVKRPGQVHVQTHHGTPLKTMGLDQPRFPASLGGFDIERMRRNIAKWDFSVTANRHTTLLWDRQFPISGETLETGYPRNDRLARATPADTAAARAELGIAPHERVVLYAPTHREWHPVFTPVLDVDELAEALGPDTRVLLRGHYFYDSLGFPPRHPRVLDVSRHPSVELLSIASDVMITDFSSVMFDYAVLDRPLVIFAPDWEVYRAVRGVSFDLSTEHAGTFARSFTELVEAFRGGQVTSAAATAMRARFRERFCALEDGHAAERVVRRVFGA from the coding sequence ATGCTCACCGTGGTGGTGCCCGTCTGGCGGGTGCAGGGATACCTGTCGGAGTGCCTCGACTCGGTGCTGCCCCCGGGCGGCGCCGGGGCCGAGGTGATCGCGGTCGACGACGCGTCGCCGGACCACTCCGGCGCCCTGCTCGACGAGCGCGCGGCCGCCGATCCGCGGCTCGTCGTGGTGCACCGGGCGAGCACCGGCGGCCCGGGCGCGGCGCGCAACACCGGCCTGGACCGGGCCACCGGCGACTACGTGTGGTTCGTCGACGGGGACGACCGGATCGTGCCCGGCGCGCTCCCGGTGATCGCCGACCGGCTGGCCGCCGGGGCACCGGACGTGCTGGTCGCCGGGACCGCCCGGGAGCTGTGGAACCGCAAGGTGAGCCGGTGGACCACACCGGCCGAGGTGCCGGTCGGCCCGGCGGCGCTGGCCGCGCCGCCGGTCCCGCTCGGCGCGCTGATCGTCCGCCGGCAGTTCCTGATCGACGCCGGCATCCGGTTCCGGCCGGGCCACTACGAGGACATCGCCTTCGCGTACGAGGTGCTGGCCGCCGCCGCGACCGTGGCGACCGTCGAGCAGCCCTGCTACGTGGCCCGCCCGGACCGGCCGGGCGCGCTGCGCGGCACCCCGTCCCCGGCGCACGCCGACGCGGTGACCCAGTACGAGCACGTGCTGAGCCTGCCCGGGGCCGGCCCGCGCACCCTGGTCCGGGCGGTCGACGACCTGCTCGGCGTGCTGCGGCGCGGCGTGGTCCCGCCGGGCGAGCGCCGCGCCCTGTTCGGCCGGATCGCCGGCCTGCTGCGCCGGCACCGGACCGGCCCGCTGGACGGGATGCGCTTCCGGCTGCTGGGGGCGGACGCGTACCGGACCTACCGGCTGTGGCGGGCGGTCCGCGCGCTGCCGGCCAGGCTGCGCCGCCCGCTCCGCCGCGGCCGCCGTACCCTGCGCAAGGCCCTGCTCCGGCTCTACTACCAGGTGCAGCTGCGCCGCCCGGTCGACGAGAACCTCGCGGTCTACGCGGCGTACTGGTACCGCGGCTACGCCTGCAACCCGGCGGCCATCTACGAGAAGGCCGCCGAGCTGGTCCCCGCCGTCCGGGGCGTCTGGGTGGTCAAGAAGGACCGCGCGGTCCCGGACGGCGTGCCGGTCGTCCGGCCCGGCACCCGGGCCTACTTCCGCGCCCTGGCCCGCGCCAAGTACCTGATCAACAACGCCACCTTCCCGCCGTACCTGGTCAAGCGCCCCGGCCAGGTCCACGTGCAGACCCACCACGGCACCCCGCTCAAGACGATGGGCCTGGACCAGCCCCGGTTCCCGGCCTCGCTGGGTGGCTTCGACATCGAGCGGATGCGCCGCAACATCGCCAAGTGGGACTTCAGCGTCACCGCCAACCGGCACACCACGCTGCTCTGGGACCGGCAGTTCCCGATCAGCGGGGAGACCCTGGAGACCGGCTACCCGCGCAACGACCGGCTGGCCCGGGCCACCCCGGCGGACACCGCGGCGGCCCGCGCCGAGCTGGGCATCGCCCCGCACGAGCGGGTGGTGCTCTACGCGCCCACGCACCGCGAGTGGCATCCGGTCTTCACCCCGGTGCTGGACGTGGACGAGCTGGCCGAGGCGCTCGGCCCGGACACCCGGGTGCTGCTGCGCGGGCACTACTTCTACGACTCGCTGGGCTTCCCGCCGCGGCACCCGCGGGTCCTCGACGTGTCCCGGCACCCGTCCGTCGAGCTGCTCAGCATCGCCTCGGACGTCATGATCACCGATTTCTCCTCGGTGATGTTCGACTACGCGGTGCTGGACCGGCCATTGGTGATCTTCGCGCCGGACTGGGAGGTCTACCGGGCGGTCCGCGGCGTCTCCTTCGATCTGTCCACCGAGCACGCCGGCACCTTCGCCCGCAGTTTCACGGAGCTGGTCGAGGCGTTCCGCGGCGGGCAGGTGACGAGTGCGGCCGCGACCGCGATGCGAGCCCGGTTCCGGGAGCGGTTCTGCGCCCTGGAGGACGGCCATGCCGCCGAGCGGGTGGTCCGCCGGGTGTTCGGCGCCTGA
- the galE gene encoding UDP-glucose 4-epimerase GalE gives MKVLIAGGAGFIGSTIASCLLDAGHQPVILDNLVTGRREFCEGRPFYEGDIADPAVLDRIFDEHPDITAVVHCAALIVVPESVERPVHYYRENVAKTLEFVDHLIGKGVTRLLFSSSASIYEPGEDFTVDESSHLTALSPYARTKLIVEQMLGDITAATPLRVLSLRYFNPIGADPKMRTGLQLPAPSHALGKLIEAYRAERPFPVTGVDYPTRDGSGIRDYVHVWDLAGAHLRALEVFDGLFEDQNSLAINLGTGTGTTVLEFVEAFNQVADRPVAIEHAPRRPGDSAGAYTRSTRAADLLGWRAEHSVADGIRDSLNWFAQRDRILPDLAGKP, from the coding sequence GTGAAGGTGCTGATCGCGGGCGGCGCCGGGTTCATCGGGAGCACGATCGCGTCGTGCCTGCTCGATGCCGGCCACCAACCGGTAATTCTGGACAACCTGGTCACCGGACGCCGGGAGTTCTGCGAGGGCCGGCCCTTCTACGAGGGGGACATCGCGGACCCCGCGGTGCTCGACCGGATCTTCGACGAGCACCCGGACATCACCGCCGTGGTGCACTGCGCCGCGCTGATCGTGGTGCCCGAGTCGGTGGAGCGCCCGGTGCACTACTACCGGGAGAACGTCGCCAAGACCCTGGAGTTCGTCGACCACCTGATCGGCAAGGGCGTCACCCGCCTGCTGTTCAGCTCGTCCGCCTCGATCTACGAGCCCGGCGAGGACTTCACCGTCGACGAGAGCTCCCACCTGACCGCGCTCAGCCCGTACGCGCGGACCAAGCTGATCGTCGAGCAGATGCTCGGCGACATCACCGCGGCCACCCCGCTGCGGGTGCTCTCGCTGCGCTACTTCAACCCGATCGGCGCCGACCCGAAGATGCGGACCGGCCTGCAGCTGCCGGCGCCGAGCCACGCGCTGGGCAAGCTGATCGAGGCGTACCGGGCGGAGCGGCCGTTCCCGGTGACCGGCGTCGACTACCCGACCCGGGACGGCTCCGGCATCCGCGACTACGTGCACGTCTGGGACCTGGCCGGCGCCCACCTGCGCGCGCTCGAGGTCTTCGACGGACTCTTCGAGGACCAGAACTCGCTGGCGATCAACCTCGGCACCGGCACCGGCACCACGGTGCTGGAGTTCGTCGAGGCGTTCAACCAGGTGGCCGACCGCCCGGTGGCGATCGAGCACGCGCCGCGCCGCCCCGGTGACTCGGCCGGCGCCTACACCCGCAGCACCCGGGCCGCCGACCTGCTCGGCTGGCGGGCCGAGCACTCGGTCGCGGACGGCATCCGGGACTCGCTGAACTGGTTCGCCCAGCGCGACCGGATCCTCCCGGACCTGGCCGGCAAGCCGTAA
- a CDS encoding bifunctional glycosyltransferase/CDP-glycerol:glycerophosphate glycerophosphotransferase — MTSPDPRLPDVTVVVIVYNDADRIATAVQSVLDQSLRSHEVIVVDDHSTDGTPAVVERIVAEHPDVVRFIRLPKNSGHCGAPRNAGVAQARGRFIMFLDSDDTLDRHACRNMVAEAERTEADLVIGRCVRVDVATGRETSWMPWLVHQRVVYSSIHEQPDLLYDVLSTNKLYRKDFLTRENLVFLEDRLYEDNLFSASAYLAAKKIAVIPQRIYNWMIETKAANLSITRRAADLRNITDRIAVTKQIDELLHAHDADELRLQKDIRFIENDLRVHLARLSQLPEENQRALVETAQPYVRTLQEEAFRRAKPLPAMAAYLVRQGDHAGVASVHDYLVNRGIKARLTTDLVIRDGRVYWTDRHLDDPLGRDVLDVTEMGFQDRPISKLRLGSEIRDVRLDGEKVTLTGVFTNPLGRVGAEGKPKARLVFENRRNKQRSFATGVKLAVDERQVTWTASFDSAALLRPVGLVDPVWSVKLSLNTGGEVANLALFAEPELLDRLKLPTRPKLSRLTADVFEAYQADGLNIAFRLAAEGSAAKAGASVITAVRDTHLGDRAWGLVAELQRSTRQKKNKRATKLAWYENVFTKMPIKKGSVVFESHMGKQYSDSPRAIYEEMKRAGIKFDPIWVHADANPSGFPKDVKLVQRQSYAYLRALGTAEFWIDNQGFPHDLRKRAGTTYIQTWHGSAFKRMGFDQAAVKQQTEKQQERLQTAIDRFDYFLVRSEHDVRTLAKGLRIGAELLRVGYPRNDALVNNDNQEELAKLRKQLGLTDGRKVVLYAPTFRPEEVNRKSGLELPFDLADFVHRFGEEVVLLIRPHYLVSFALPPAYEHSVRNVQHVHDVTPLMQISDALITDYSSLMFDYSLLNRPMIFHVPDYDDYVNTSRGAYFDLASTAPGPITQTSDELLDAVAGLDGNVTAFAEKRREFVAEFGEYDTGQAAKAVVDHFFRTGNRRG, encoded by the coding sequence GTGACCTCGCCTGACCCACGACTGCCGGATGTCACAGTTGTGGTCATCGTGTACAACGACGCGGACCGGATCGCGACAGCGGTCCAGTCGGTCCTGGATCAGTCGCTGCGCAGCCACGAGGTCATCGTGGTGGACGATCACAGCACCGACGGTACGCCGGCGGTGGTGGAACGGATCGTCGCCGAGCACCCGGACGTGGTGCGGTTCATCCGGCTGCCGAAGAACTCGGGACATTGCGGGGCGCCGCGGAACGCCGGGGTGGCCCAGGCCCGCGGCCGGTTCATCATGTTCCTGGACAGCGACGACACGCTGGACCGGCACGCCTGCCGGAACATGGTGGCCGAGGCCGAGCGGACCGAGGCCGACCTGGTGATCGGCCGGTGCGTGCGGGTCGACGTGGCGACCGGCCGGGAGACCTCCTGGATGCCCTGGCTGGTGCACCAGAGGGTGGTCTACTCGTCGATCCACGAGCAGCCCGACCTGCTCTACGACGTGCTCTCCACCAACAAGCTCTACCGCAAGGACTTCCTCACCCGGGAGAACCTGGTCTTCCTGGAGGACCGGCTCTACGAGGACAACCTCTTCTCCGCCTCGGCCTACCTGGCGGCCAAGAAGATCGCGGTCATCCCGCAGCGGATCTACAACTGGATGATCGAGACCAAGGCGGCCAACCTCTCGATCACCCGCCGCGCCGCCGACCTGCGCAACATCACCGACCGGATCGCGGTCACCAAGCAGATCGACGAGCTGCTGCACGCGCACGACGCCGACGAGCTGCGGCTGCAGAAGGACATCCGGTTCATCGAGAACGACCTGCGGGTGCACCTGGCCCGGCTCAGCCAGCTGCCCGAGGAGAACCAGCGGGCCCTGGTCGAGACCGCCCAGCCGTACGTGCGGACCCTGCAGGAGGAGGCGTTCCGCCGGGCCAAGCCGCTGCCCGCGATGGCCGCCTACCTGGTCCGGCAGGGTGACCACGCGGGCGTCGCCTCGGTGCACGACTACCTGGTGAACCGCGGGATCAAGGCACGGCTCACCACCGACCTGGTGATCCGCGACGGCCGGGTCTACTGGACCGACCGGCACCTGGACGACCCGCTGGGCCGGGACGTGCTGGACGTGACCGAGATGGGCTTCCAGGACCGGCCGATCAGCAAGCTGCGGCTGGGCAGCGAGATCCGCGACGTGCGGCTGGACGGGGAGAAGGTCACCCTGACCGGCGTCTTCACCAACCCGCTCGGCCGGGTCGGCGCGGAGGGCAAGCCGAAAGCCCGGCTGGTCTTCGAGAACCGGCGCAACAAGCAGCGCTCGTTCGCCACCGGGGTGAAACTGGCCGTCGACGAGCGCCAGGTCACCTGGACCGCGTCGTTCGACTCGGCGGCGCTGCTGCGCCCGGTCGGCCTGGTCGACCCGGTGTGGTCGGTCAAGCTCAGCCTGAACACCGGCGGCGAGGTCGCCAACCTGGCGCTGTTCGCCGAGCCGGAGCTGCTGGACCGGCTCAAGCTGCCGACCCGGCCGAAGCTGAGCCGGCTGACCGCCGACGTCTTCGAGGCCTACCAGGCGGACGGGCTGAACATCGCGTTCCGGCTGGCCGCCGAGGGCTCGGCGGCCAAGGCCGGCGCCTCGGTGATCACCGCGGTGCGCGACACCCACCTCGGCGACCGGGCCTGGGGCCTGGTGGCCGAGCTGCAGCGCAGCACCCGGCAGAAGAAGAACAAGCGGGCCACCAAGCTGGCGTGGTACGAGAACGTCTTCACCAAGATGCCCATCAAGAAGGGCAGCGTGGTGTTCGAGAGCCACATGGGCAAGCAGTACTCGGACAGCCCGCGGGCGATCTACGAGGAGATGAAGCGGGCCGGCATCAAGTTCGACCCGATCTGGGTGCACGCCGACGCCAACCCGAGCGGCTTCCCCAAGGACGTCAAGCTGGTGCAGCGGCAGTCGTACGCGTACCTGCGGGCGCTGGGCACCGCCGAGTTCTGGATCGACAACCAGGGCTTCCCGCACGACCTGCGCAAGCGGGCCGGCACCACGTACATCCAGACCTGGCACGGGTCGGCGTTCAAGCGGATGGGCTTCGACCAGGCCGCGGTGAAGCAGCAGACCGAGAAGCAGCAGGAGCGGCTGCAGACCGCGATCGACCGGTTCGACTACTTCCTGGTGCGCTCCGAGCACGACGTCCGGACCCTGGCCAAGGGCCTGCGGATCGGCGCCGAGCTGCTGCGGGTCGGCTACCCGCGCAACGACGCGCTGGTCAACAACGACAACCAGGAGGAGCTGGCCAAACTGCGCAAGCAGCTCGGCCTGACCGACGGCCGCAAGGTGGTGCTCTACGCGCCGACCTTCCGGCCCGAGGAGGTGAACCGGAAGTCCGGCCTGGAGCTGCCGTTCGACCTGGCCGACTTCGTGCACCGGTTCGGTGAGGAGGTGGTGCTGCTGATCCGGCCGCACTACCTGGTCTCGTTCGCGCTGCCACCGGCCTACGAGCACTCGGTGCGCAACGTGCAGCACGTGCACGACGTGACCCCGCTGATGCAGATCTCCGACGCGCTGATCACCGACTACTCCTCGCTGATGTTCGACTATTCGCTGCTGAACCGGCCGATGATCTTCCACGTCCCGGACTACGACGACTACGTGAACACCAGCCGCGGCGCCTACTTCGACCTGGCCTCGACCGCGCCCGGCCCGATCACCCAGACCTCCGACGAGCTGCTCGACGCGGTTGCCGGCCTGGACGGGAACGTGACCGCGTTCGCCGAGAAACGGCGCGAGTTCGTGGCCGAGTTCGGCGAGTACGACACCGGTCAGGCCGCGAAGGCCGTCGTGGACCACTTCTTCCGGACGGGGAACCGCCGTGGCTGA